The Candidatus Limnocylindrales bacterium genome has a segment encoding these proteins:
- a CDS encoding DUF2325 domain-containing protein, producing MKVLVVGADHLGSLTRNLQDLGIKQILHWKGRSHEEVRKKIPDGIEVIILLCDFVNHTLVYRLKSEARRRGIPVIHARKSQVYFKTLNTLLTTSPLG from the coding sequence ATGAAGGTTTTAGTTGTAGGAGCAGATCATCTGGGATCGCTTACAAGGAATCTCCAGGACTTAGGGATTAAGCAGATCCTTCATTGGAAGGGACGGAGCCATGAGGAGGTTCGAAAAAAAATTCCAGATGGAATTGAAGTCATTATTCTTCTTTGTGATTTTGTTAATCACACCCTGGTCTATCGCCTTAAATCAGAAGCCAGAAGACGAGGGATTCCGGTGATCCACGCCAGAAAATCGCAAGTTTATTTTAAAACCCTCAATACCCTCTTAACGACTTCACCCCTGGGATAA
- a CDS encoding response regulator — translation MEPTNGLSKALVINSDPDDRKFLEEMLNEHGYQVKGVARAYEAAQLFREEAFSLIISELGFPEFEGMKILDLVRRFESQAKVVLITPQVGAEVFIKAQVCGVFDCLDKPLERSMLEQVLAAIRCTGGRPSAPTFWVYR, via the coding sequence ATGGAACCAACAAATGGGTTAAGTAAGGCCCTGGTTATAAATTCCGATCCCGACGATCGAAAATTTTTAGAAGAAATGCTGAATGAGCATGGCTATCAGGTTAAAGGAGTGGCGCGGGCGTATGAAGCCGCACAACTTTTCAGGGAGGAGGCTTTCTCTTTAATTATCAGCGAGCTTGGATTTCCGGAGTTTGAGGGAATGAAAATTTTAGATCTTGTTCGACGTTTTGAATCTCAAGCCAAAGTAGTACTCATCACCCCACAGGTAGGGGCAGAGGTATTTATTAAAGCCCAGGTTTGTGGAGTCTTTGATTGCCTGGATAAACCCTTAGAAAGATCTATGTTGGAGCAAGTCCTTGCAGCCATCCGATGTACGGGCGGACGGCCGTCCGCCCCTACGTTTTGGGTTTACAGGTAG